A window from Planococcus maritimus encodes these proteins:
- a CDS encoding sodium-dependent transporter, with protein sequence MERSTWGTRAGFIMAAVGSAVGLGNIWRFPYVAYENGGGAFFIPYLFALLTAGIPILILEFTIGHRYRGSAPLSFFRMSGKKAEWLGWWAMFVSFVISVYYAVIIAWAMRYTLFSFNQAWGEDTEGFLFSDFLQLTVSPGETGGIVWGIFIPLVIVWAITLGILLAGVKKGIELANRIFIPTLVLIFIVIVIRAVTLDGAAMGLEAFFKPNFDAIMDPTVWVAAYGHIFFSLSVAFAIMITYSSYLPKKSDITNNAFITGFANSSFELLAGIGVFAVLGFMAAQSGVEVADVASAGVGLAFVVFPAIINEFPGFNGLFGFLFFLSLTLAGLTSLMSITETYVAGFTEKFGISRRKAVAIGGGLAALISILFATQGGLFFLDIADYYINQFGVAAVGLVEVVMVVWILRKAGALQDHANEISDIRLGGWWKFSLGVITPIVLGYMMFGLLRLNIFQQFETDTGNYEGYSNMFTLFGGVAVAAGALIFGILFSLGKWHKNYRYYDEHSEHPAKEKE encoded by the coding sequence ATGGAACGTTCTACATGGGGAACGAGAGCCGGTTTTATTATGGCGGCAGTCGGTTCAGCAGTAGGGTTAGGGAATATTTGGCGATTCCCGTATGTAGCTTATGAAAATGGTGGGGGCGCATTTTTTATACCGTATTTGTTTGCTCTTTTAACTGCCGGGATTCCAATTCTCATATTGGAGTTCACTATCGGCCATCGTTATCGCGGATCCGCACCACTTTCATTTTTTAGAATGAGCGGCAAGAAAGCAGAATGGCTTGGTTGGTGGGCGATGTTCGTATCGTTCGTTATATCCGTCTATTATGCCGTCATCATCGCTTGGGCGATGCGTTACACGTTGTTCTCATTCAATCAGGCATGGGGCGAAGATACAGAAGGCTTCCTATTCAGTGATTTTCTTCAACTGACTGTATCGCCAGGCGAAACCGGGGGAATCGTCTGGGGCATTTTCATTCCGTTAGTAATTGTTTGGGCCATCACGCTTGGCATCTTGCTTGCTGGGGTCAAAAAAGGAATCGAATTGGCCAACCGGATTTTCATTCCAACTTTGGTGCTTATCTTCATTGTCATTGTTATTCGCGCAGTGACGCTTGACGGGGCAGCAATGGGCTTAGAAGCATTCTTCAAGCCGAACTTTGACGCCATTATGGACCCGACCGTTTGGGTTGCGGCCTATGGGCATATCTTCTTCAGTTTATCGGTCGCTTTTGCGATCATGATCACTTACTCCAGTTACCTTCCGAAAAAATCGGATATCACGAATAACGCATTCATTACTGGATTTGCGAACTCAAGTTTTGAGTTACTTGCCGGTATCGGGGTATTTGCAGTACTTGGGTTCATGGCAGCGCAATCAGGCGTAGAAGTGGCGGATGTAGCATCTGCCGGCGTTGGTCTTGCCTTCGTTGTATTCCCGGCGATCATCAATGAATTCCCAGGATTTAATGGACTCTTCGGATTCCTATTCTTCTTGTCATTGACGCTTGCGGGACTCACATCGCTTATGTCGATCACTGAAACCTATGTCGCTGGATTCACCGAGAAATTCGGGATTTCACGCCGTAAAGCAGTCGCAATCGGCGGGGGCCTTGCAGCTTTGATTTCCATCCTTTTCGCTACTCAAGGCGGTTTGTTCTTCTTGGATATCGCCGATTACTACATCAACCAATTCGGTGTCGCGGCTGTCGGTCTTGTGGAAGTCGTCATGGTCGTTTGGATCTTGCGAAAAGCAGGTGCTTTGCAAGACCATGCAAACGAAATCTCGGACATCCGTCTCGGCGGCTGGTGGAAGTTCAGCCTAGGCGTCATCACGCCAATCGTTCTTGGCTATATGATGTTCGGCTTACTGCGCTTGAACATTTTCCAGCAATTCGAAACGGATACTGGTAACTATGAAGGCTATTCCAATATGTTCACCTTGTTCGGCGGCGTAGCCGTCGCAGCAGGAGCCTTGATCTTCGGCATCTTGTTCTCGCTCGGCAAATGGCATAAAAACTACCGCTATTACGACGAGCATTCCGAACATCCAGCAAAAGAAAAAGAATAA
- a CDS encoding methionine/alanine import family NSS transporter small subunit → MSVSAIVVMIIGMVLLWGGLAASIFHAVKSSKANKAEDLG, encoded by the coding sequence ATGTCAGTTAGCGCGATTGTAGTCATGATCATCGGGATGGTCCTCCTCTGGGGTGGCCTTGCAGCGAGTATTTTCCACGCTGTAAAATCCAGTAAAGCAAATAAAGCAGAAGACTTAGGATAG
- a CDS encoding YutD family protein: MITIEKWNYEVIEDHREGFQQEAFENRYSDILAKYDYILGDWGYGQLRLKGFFDDTNNKASYDTKISTLQDYLYEYCNFGCSYFVLKKAGKAPEPEVQEHLETPEAD; encoded by the coding sequence TTGATCACAATTGAGAAATGGAATTACGAGGTGATCGAGGATCATCGCGAAGGGTTTCAGCAAGAAGCGTTCGAGAACAGGTACAGCGATATTCTGGCCAAATACGATTACATCCTGGGCGACTGGGGATACGGGCAGCTTCGTTTAAAAGGATTTTTTGACGATACCAATAATAAAGCAAGCTACGATACGAAGATTAGCACGCTTCAAGATTATTTATACGAATACTGTAATTTTGGATGCTCTTATTTTGTTTTGAAAAAGGCAGGAAAAGCGCCTGAACCGGAAGTGCAGGAACACCTGGAAACCCCCGAGGCGGATTGA
- a CDS encoding bifunctional metallophosphatase/5'-nucleotidase, which translates to MSEIIHIYHTNDLHSHFTHWPRIQSLLKGRRQWHEEAGDMCLVLDIGDHVDRSHPFTEGSAGKGNIELLNEAGYDAVTIGNNEGITLSKSELDELYDQADFSIVVANLMDMDGKQPPWASPNKIIETTDGTKIGLVAATAEFTPFYRRLGWQVTSGREAIKREAAEIRQSVDLIICMSHLGIREDELLAVECPEIDIILGAHTHHLFHQGKEIGNTLLGAAGKFGYYVGHIEIDLETRKMTAEVIETDQLPEADEGFNEYLVGVGKQQMAETVFYNERPMKAEWFKHSAMAELFGDALVSFATADCGLFNAGIFMEDMPEGEMTRYDFHRMLPHPINPCVIDLSGAELKEIYLQSLNEDWPQLELKGMGFRGAVFGRMIHSGMNMHNHQLMVGGEPADPDRIYRLATLDLFTFGYFFPALKRAPKSYFMPEFLRDVFGDYFRMKTVK; encoded by the coding sequence ATGAGTGAAATCATTCATATTTATCATACAAACGATTTGCATAGCCATTTCACGCATTGGCCGCGTATTCAATCCTTGCTGAAGGGACGCAGGCAGTGGCATGAGGAAGCTGGTGATATGTGTTTGGTGCTCGACATCGGGGACCATGTAGACCGCTCACATCCGTTTACCGAAGGTTCAGCAGGAAAGGGCAATATCGAGCTGCTCAATGAAGCAGGATACGATGCCGTGACGATTGGCAATAACGAAGGGATCACATTATCGAAATCAGAACTCGATGAGCTGTACGATCAAGCTGATTTTTCCATAGTGGTCGCTAATTTAATGGATATGGATGGCAAGCAGCCACCATGGGCCAGCCCAAACAAAATCATTGAAACAACAGATGGCACGAAGATCGGACTCGTCGCTGCTACCGCTGAATTTACGCCCTTTTATCGTCGTCTCGGCTGGCAAGTGACGAGCGGCAGGGAAGCGATCAAGCGTGAGGCGGCAGAAATCCGCCAATCAGTCGATTTGATTATCTGCATGTCGCATCTTGGCATCCGTGAAGATGAGCTTTTGGCTGTCGAATGTCCGGAGATCGATATCATTTTAGGGGCGCATACCCATCATCTATTCCATCAAGGAAAAGAAATCGGCAATACATTGCTCGGGGCTGCCGGCAAATTCGGCTATTATGTCGGCCATATCGAAATTGACCTCGAAACGCGCAAGATGACCGCAGAAGTGATCGAGACTGACCAATTGCCAGAAGCCGATGAAGGGTTCAATGAATACTTGGTCGGTGTTGGTAAACAGCAGATGGCTGAGACTGTCTTCTATAACGAACGCCCCATGAAAGCCGAGTGGTTCAAGCACTCCGCGATGGCCGAGCTGTTCGGCGATGCCTTGGTTTCTTTTGCCACAGCGGATTGCGGGCTCTTCAACGCCGGCATATTTATGGAAGATATGCCGGAAGGCGAAATGACGCGCTACGATTTTCATCGTATGTTGCCGCATCCAATCAATCCGTGCGTTATTGACCTGAGCGGCGCAGAACTGAAGGAAATTTATTTGCAGTCTTTGAACGAAGACTGGCCACAGCTTGAGCTGAAAGGGATGGGCTTTCGAGGAGCGGTATTTGGCCGCATGATCCATAGCGGGATGAACATGCATAACCATCAATTGATGGTGGGCGGCGAACCGGCAGACCCGGATCGCATTTACCGGCTTGCGACTCTCGACCTCTTCACATTCGGTTATTTTTTCCCTGCACTTAAGCGTGCACCGAAGAGTTATTTCATGCCGGAGTTTTTGCGAGATGTGTTCGGTGACTATTTCCGCATGAAAACCGTGAAATAG
- a CDS encoding DNA alkylation repair protein, with the protein MNKAWNTTALIARFEGHRNEELAIQMAAYMKHKFPFLGIQKPLRTVLMKAHLTEYCLPRKAELKNAVRALYALPEREYHYAAIDLLEKAKAELTQGDLPFLRQLIESNSWWDSVDAISPKLAGAIVLLDRKAAAPVMLEWSQADNFWTNRAAILHQLKFKQQTDTHLLSDILTQHVESNEFFIQKSIGWALREYAKTDPEWVLDFAAAHSLRPSSRREALKHMKK; encoded by the coding sequence ATGAATAAGGCCTGGAATACCACGGCACTTATTGCCCGCTTTGAAGGCCACCGCAATGAAGAGTTGGCCATTCAGATGGCCGCCTATATGAAACACAAATTCCCATTTTTAGGAATCCAAAAACCTCTCCGTACTGTTTTGATGAAAGCACATCTGACGGAATACTGCCTCCCCCGTAAAGCAGAATTAAAAAACGCCGTTCGAGCGCTATATGCACTGCCAGAGCGGGAATATCATTACGCTGCCATCGACTTGCTTGAAAAAGCGAAAGCGGAATTGACACAAGGCGACTTGCCGTTTTTACGTCAATTGATCGAGTCCAATTCCTGGTGGGACAGCGTCGATGCCATCTCCCCGAAACTTGCTGGGGCTATTGTTCTGCTCGACCGAAAAGCTGCGGCGCCGGTGATGCTCGAATGGTCGCAAGCAGACAATTTCTGGACTAACCGGGCAGCCATTTTGCACCAATTGAAGTTTAAGCAGCAAACCGATACTCATTTGCTCAGCGACATCTTGACACAGCATGTGGAATCGAATGAATTCTTCATTCAGAAATCCATCGGCTGGGCTTTGCGGGAATACGCAAAAACCGACCCGGAGTGGGTGCTGGATTTCGCAGCGGCCCATTCACTGCGCCCATCGAGCAGGCGGGAAGCCTTGAAACACATGAAAAAATAA
- a CDS encoding Na+/H+ antiporter NhaC family protein gives MENTIFSILPPIIAIAMVLLTRRVLLSLGVGIVAAALILTSFAPVEALNELFTSFAVIFWNEGFNAYNVFIILFLLLLGVITAFVSLSGGSHAFADWASARVKTRRGAKLVTVFLGILIFIDDYFNALAVGQVARPITDRYKVSRAKLAYFIDSTAAPICVVSPVSSWGAAIIGIIGTILAGQTFLEYSALEAFLWMAPMNFYVIAALAIVLFVAIRDVDFGEMKKHERLAITEGQLFNPDKVIPGEMKEDFPSHSHGRVRDLLLPILLLIVGTVAAMIWTGYVNAGEVFDIWLIFENTDVPLSLITGGLIGALAAIILYALQIKRNEVAKVQWIGRGIWAGIQSMAGAVFILIFAWSLTYLIDALQTGTYLADAVARGNVPTSVLPVLLFVLAGVMAFSTGTSWGSFGILLPIAGTIMIQAEPELLLASLSAVLAGAVFGDHCSPISDTTILSSTGAGSNHMDHVVTQLPYALTSAAIAAIGYIVIGFTGSLPLALGAVAIVLAILFVFWSKRTTLMEKHEQN, from the coding sequence ATGGAAAACACGATTTTTTCGATACTGCCGCCAATCATCGCGATTGCGATGGTGTTGTTGACGCGGCGTGTATTGCTGTCACTCGGTGTGGGTATTGTCGCGGCTGCGCTGATCCTGACTTCGTTTGCGCCAGTAGAGGCCCTGAATGAATTATTCACTTCGTTTGCGGTCATTTTTTGGAACGAGGGCTTTAATGCTTACAATGTCTTTATCATTTTGTTCTTGTTATTGCTAGGCGTCATTACCGCATTCGTTAGCTTGTCTGGCGGTAGCCATGCCTTCGCCGACTGGGCTTCAGCACGCGTGAAAACACGCCGCGGGGCGAAATTGGTTACGGTATTTCTTGGTATCTTGATCTTCATCGACGATTATTTCAACGCGTTGGCGGTCGGGCAAGTTGCACGGCCGATTACAGATCGCTATAAAGTATCACGGGCAAAACTTGCCTATTTCATCGATTCTACAGCGGCTCCAATTTGTGTTGTGTCTCCGGTATCAAGCTGGGGCGCAGCGATCATCGGCATTATCGGCACGATTCTGGCAGGCCAGACTTTCTTGGAGTATTCAGCCTTGGAAGCCTTTCTCTGGATGGCCCCGATGAACTTTTATGTCATCGCGGCATTGGCCATTGTTCTTTTCGTCGCTATCCGTGATGTCGATTTTGGGGAAATGAAAAAGCATGAACGTTTGGCAATTACAGAAGGCCAACTGTTCAATCCGGACAAAGTAATTCCGGGTGAGATGAAAGAAGATTTCCCGAGCCATTCACACGGGCGTGTGCGTGATCTGTTATTGCCGATCTTGCTATTAATCGTCGGAACGGTTGCCGCAATGATCTGGACAGGTTATGTAAACGCGGGAGAAGTATTCGACATCTGGCTCATTTTTGAAAACACGGATGTGCCATTGTCCTTGATCACAGGCGGCCTTATTGGTGCGCTTGCTGCAATTATCCTGTACGCCCTTCAAATCAAACGCAACGAAGTGGCAAAAGTGCAGTGGATCGGTAGAGGCATCTGGGCTGGTATTCAATCGATGGCTGGCGCAGTGTTTATCTTGATCTTTGCCTGGTCGCTGACTTATTTGATCGACGCGCTGCAAACTGGGACTTATCTTGCCGATGCAGTGGCACGCGGCAATGTACCGACTAGTGTACTGCCGGTGTTACTGTTTGTGCTAGCAGGCGTCATGGCCTTTTCAACGGGCACTTCTTGGGGCTCGTTCGGGATCTTGCTGCCGATCGCTGGTACGATCATGATCCAGGCGGAACCTGAGTTATTGCTCGCTTCGTTATCGGCAGTTTTGGCAGGGGCTGTATTCGGAGATCATTGCTCGCCGATTTCGGATACGACCATCTTGTCATCGACAGGTGCAGGGAGTAACCATATGGACCATGTCGTGACACAGCTTCCTTATGCATTGACCTCGGCTGCCATTGCAGCGATAGGGTATATCGTCATAGGCTTTACCGGCTCCTTGCCTTTAGCTCTTGGAGCGGTAGCTATTGTATTGGCAATACTATTCGTTTTCTGGTCTAAGCGTACAACCTTAATGGAAAAACATGAACAGAACTAA
- a CDS encoding sulfite exporter TauE/SafE family protein, translating into MVFLILLAAGLASGIVGALIGLGGGVILVPALLFLSSSVSLFPDLSPQQIVGLSVVMMIFTGLSSTIAYMKVGTVDYRSGFIFFLGSAPGTVVGAYVNRSLDVPSFQLYFGLLLVCLSLLLLLRDRLKAVSWFVDNGTRRSFYDRKTDQEYIYGYPIWFALALTFFIGFASGLFGIGGGSILVPAMILLFLFPPHVAVGTSMLMVFLSAIVNSITHVSLGNVPWIYTLAIIPSAYIGAKLGARLNRNIQSETLVVVLRIALLLFGLRSIYEGIFSS; encoded by the coding sequence ATGGTCTTCCTTATCCTTCTGGCGGCCGGTCTGGCTTCCGGCATTGTCGGCGCGCTGATCGGCTTGGGCGGAGGCGTCATCTTGGTGCCGGCCCTGTTGTTTCTCAGCTCATCGGTCAGTCTATTCCCGGACTTGTCCCCTCAACAAATTGTCGGCTTGTCGGTCGTCATGATGATTTTTACCGGCTTGTCTTCGACGATTGCCTATATGAAAGTGGGAACTGTTGATTACCGGAGCGGCTTTATTTTCTTTCTTGGCAGTGCGCCGGGAACGGTAGTGGGCGCCTACGTCAACCGCAGCCTCGATGTGCCGTCTTTTCAATTGTATTTCGGCTTGTTGTTAGTGTGTTTGTCGCTTTTGTTATTATTAAGAGACCGCTTGAAGGCAGTCAGCTGGTTTGTGGACAACGGCACAAGGAGAAGCTTTTATGACCGCAAAACGGATCAGGAATACATCTACGGCTATCCAATATGGTTTGCGCTCGCATTGACTTTTTTCATCGGCTTTGCATCCGGCCTGTTCGGTATTGGCGGCGGATCGATTCTTGTGCCGGCCATGATCCTGCTGTTTTTATTTCCTCCCCATGTCGCTGTTGGAACGTCGATGCTCATGGTTTTCTTATCGGCCATTGTCAACTCTATTACACATGTCTCGCTTGGGAATGTGCCATGGATTTATACTTTAGCCATTATCCCTTCTGCTTATATCGGAGCAAAGTTAGGGGCAAGGCTGAACCGCAACATCCAATCTGAGACACTAGTTGTCGTGCTGCGGATTGCGTTATTATTATTCGGGCTCCGATCGATTTACGAAGGAATCTTCAGTTCATAA
- a CDS encoding DUF72 domain-containing protein, which translates to MIYVGLTGWGDHPDVYSPGSKQKDKLTDYSAHFPIVELDSSFYAVQPERNIRKWIRETPDNFQFVVKAYQGMTGHQRGENPFDSREEMFEAYRLSVRPLKESGKLAMVLLQFPPWFDCQKEHVDEIRSIIGELQEFDLAVEFRHQSWYAEGMKDKTLAFLLENDLIHSVCDEPQAGDGSIPLVPESSRKDKVLLRLHGRNVHGWLNPGNAEKWREVRYLYDYNQQELEQISQAVKRLEQQAEQVYVIFNNNSGGHAAGDAKEFQELNSLQFEGLSPKQLDLFEGDF; encoded by the coding sequence ATGATTTATGTTGGATTGACGGGCTGGGGCGATCATCCGGATGTGTATAGCCCCGGGTCGAAACAAAAAGATAAACTGACCGATTACAGTGCACATTTCCCGATTGTCGAGTTGGACTCTTCGTTTTATGCAGTCCAGCCTGAACGCAATATCCGTAAATGGATCCGCGAGACGCCTGATAACTTCCAATTCGTCGTCAAAGCCTATCAAGGCATGACAGGGCATCAGCGCGGCGAAAATCCGTTCGATAGCCGGGAGGAAATGTTTGAAGCCTACCGGTTATCGGTCCGGCCATTAAAAGAATCTGGCAAACTCGCGATGGTATTATTGCAATTTCCGCCATGGTTCGACTGCCAGAAAGAACATGTCGATGAAATTCGCAGCATTATCGGAGAACTGCAGGAATTTGATTTAGCGGTCGAATTCCGCCACCAGTCTTGGTACGCAGAGGGCATGAAAGACAAAACTTTAGCGTTTCTCCTTGAAAATGATTTAATCCATTCAGTATGCGATGAACCGCAAGCGGGGGATGGCTCGATTCCGCTAGTGCCGGAATCGAGCCGCAAGGATAAAGTGCTGCTGCGCTTGCATGGCCGCAATGTCCACGGGTGGCTAAATCCGGGAAATGCTGAAAAATGGCGAGAGGTACGCTATTTATACGATTACAATCAGCAAGAGCTGGAGCAAATCAGCCAGGCCGTAAAACGCCTCGAGCAACAAGCGGAGCAAGTTTATGTCATCTTCAATAATAATTCAGGCGGGCATGCCGCGGGAGACGCCAAAGAATTCCAGGAATTGAACAGTTTGCAGTTTGAAGGCCTGTCGCCGAAACAGCTGGACTTGTTCGAAGGCGATTTTTGA
- a CDS encoding cysteine desulfurase: MNPEIKSYFPILNQEINGHPLVYLDSAATSQKPTSVIEALKEYYEFDNSNVHRGVHTLGNRATEKYEGAREKVQQFIKANSTQEIVFLRGTTTAINLVAQSYGRANVEEGDEIVITYMEHHSNIIPWQQLAKERGAVLKYIELEEDGTISLENVRAAITDRTKIVSMVYVSNVLGTMNPVKEVAKIAHEHGAVMMVDGAQAAPHLKIDVQDLDCDFFAFSGHKMVGPTGIGVLYGKKHLLEAMEPVEFGGEMIDFVGLYDSTWKELPWKFEGGTPIIAGAVGLAAAIDFLQEIGLDEIEKHEHHMAAMAMDKMSKIEGLDIYGPTDPAKRAGIVTFNLKEVHPHDVATVLDMSGIAVRAGHHCAQPLMKWLDVTATARASFYLYNDESDIDRLVEGLRSAKEYFSDVF, translated from the coding sequence ATGAATCCAGAGATCAAGAGCTATTTCCCGATACTCAACCAGGAAATCAATGGACACCCCTTAGTCTATTTGGACAGTGCAGCTACTTCACAAAAACCGACTTCGGTCATTGAAGCGCTGAAAGAATATTACGAGTTTGATAATTCCAATGTCCACCGTGGCGTTCATACGCTAGGAAACCGGGCAACAGAGAAGTATGAAGGCGCACGCGAAAAAGTGCAGCAGTTCATCAAGGCGAATTCGACGCAGGAAATTGTCTTTCTCCGCGGCACGACCACAGCGATCAACCTGGTCGCACAAAGTTATGGGCGTGCAAACGTGGAAGAAGGCGACGAAATCGTCATTACGTATATGGAACATCACTCCAACATCATTCCTTGGCAGCAGTTGGCAAAAGAACGCGGCGCTGTCTTGAAATACATCGAGCTTGAAGAAGATGGCACCATCTCTCTTGAGAATGTCCGTGCAGCCATTACTGACCGGACCAAAATTGTTTCGATGGTTTACGTTTCCAATGTACTTGGCACGATGAATCCGGTGAAGGAAGTCGCGAAGATTGCCCACGAACATGGCGCTGTCATGATGGTGGACGGAGCCCAGGCTGCCCCTCATTTGAAAATTGATGTCCAGGACTTGGATTGCGATTTCTTTGCATTTTCTGGCCATAAGATGGTCGGACCGACCGGTATTGGCGTACTCTACGGTAAAAAGCATTTGCTTGAAGCGATGGAGCCTGTCGAGTTCGGCGGCGAGATGATCGATTTTGTCGGATTATACGATTCGACATGGAAAGAACTGCCTTGGAAATTTGAAGGCGGTACGCCAATCATTGCAGGAGCAGTCGGCCTCGCTGCGGCCATCGACTTCCTGCAGGAAATCGGATTGGACGAGATCGAAAAACACGAACACCATATGGCTGCCATGGCCATGGACAAGATGTCGAAAATTGAAGGGCTCGATATCTACGGCCCGACCGATCCTGCGAAACGAGCAGGAATCGTCACCTTCAATTTGAAGGAAGTCCATCCCCATGACGTGGCAACCGTGCTCGATATGAGCGGCATCGCTGTCCGCGCAGGACACCACTGCGCACAGCCATTGATGAAATGGCTTGACGTGACAGCGACAGCACGCGCAAGCTTCTATCTTTATAACGATGAATCGGATATCGATCGTCTAGTGGAAGGCTTGCGTTCTGCAAAGGAGTATTTCAGCGATGTCTTTTAA
- the sufU gene encoding Fe-S cluster assembly sulfur transfer protein SufU, with protein MSFNNLDQLYRQVIMDHYKTPRNKGTLEQDSVNIEMNNPTCGDRIQLTLQVEDGIVKDAKFDGEGCSISMASASMMTQAVKGKDVDSALKMSEIFSDMMLGKEYDDSVDLGDIEALQGVSKFPARIKCATLAWKAMEKGVHEEEKS; from the coding sequence ATGTCTTTTAATAACTTAGACCAGTTGTATCGACAAGTGATCATGGATCATTACAAGACGCCCCGCAACAAAGGGACGCTTGAACAGGATAGTGTTAATATCGAGATGAACAACCCGACTTGCGGCGACCGAATTCAATTGACGTTGCAAGTAGAAGACGGCATCGTCAAAGATGCCAAATTTGACGGGGAAGGTTGCTCAATTTCTATGGCTTCTGCCTCTATGATGACGCAAGCCGTCAAAGGGAAAGACGTAGACTCGGCATTGAAAATGTCTGAAATCTTTTCAGACATGATGCTTGGGAAAGAGTACGACGATTCAGTGGACCTTGGGGATATTGAAGCCTTGCAAGGTGTATCCAAATTCCCGGCGCGTATCAAATGCGCGACCTTAGCGTGGAAAGCCATGGAAAAAGGTGTGCACGAGGAAGAAAAATCGTAA
- the sufB gene encoding Fe-S cluster assembly protein SufB → MAKKMPDIGDYKYGFHDKDVSIFRSKRGLTEDIVREISKIKEEPEWMLESRLKALKLFYSMPMPQWGGDLNSLDFDEITYYVKPSEASQTSWDEVPEEIKRTFDKLGIPEAEQKYLAGVSAQYESEVVYHNMKADLEDMGIIFKDTDAALRENEDLFRENFQTVIPAADNKFSALNTAVWSGGSFIYVPKGIKVESPLQAYFRINSENMGQFERTMIIVDEGASVHYVEGCTAPVYTTNSLHSAVVEIIVKKDAYCRYTTIQNWANNVYNLVTKRAFVDANGTMEWIDGNIGSKLTMKYPAVFLKGEGARGMTLSIAIAGKGQHQDAGAKMVHLAPNTSSSIVSKSISKQGGKVSYRGIVHFGRKADGARSNIECDTLIMDNQSTSDTIPYNEIMNDNVSLEHEAKVSKVSEEQLFYLMSRGVSEQEATEMIVMGFIEPFTKELPMEYAVEMNRLIKFEMEGSIG, encoded by the coding sequence ATGGCGAAAAAAATGCCGGATATCGGAGATTATAAATATGGGTTCCATGACAAGGACGTTTCCATCTTCAGATCCAAACGCGGTCTGACAGAAGACATTGTCAGAGAAATTTCGAAGATTAAAGAAGAACCGGAATGGATGCTTGAATCACGCTTGAAAGCGTTGAAACTATTTTACTCCATGCCGATGCCACAATGGGGCGGAGATTTGAACTCGTTGGATTTTGACGAAATCACGTATTACGTGAAACCATCAGAAGCGAGCCAGACTTCTTGGGATGAAGTTCCTGAAGAAATCAAGCGTACGTTTGATAAATTGGGAATTCCTGAAGCGGAGCAAAAATACCTCGCGGGTGTTTCTGCACAGTATGAATCTGAAGTGGTTTACCACAACATGAAAGCGGACCTTGAAGACATGGGCATCATCTTTAAAGATACAGATGCAGCGCTTCGTGAAAACGAAGACCTCTTCAGAGAAAACTTCCAGACGGTCATTCCAGCAGCAGACAATAAATTCTCTGCCTTGAACACGGCTGTTTGGTCGGGTGGTTCGTTCATCTACGTACCAAAAGGCATCAAAGTGGAATCGCCGCTGCAAGCTTATTTCCGCATCAACTCGGAAAACATGGGCCAATTCGAGCGTACGATGATTATCGTCGACGAAGGCGCAAGCGTTCATTATGTAGAAGGTTGTACAGCACCGGTTTACACGACCAACTCATTGCACTCTGCTGTTGTTGAGATCATCGTGAAAAAAGATGCTTATTGCCGTTATACAACGATCCAGAACTGGGCGAATAACGTCTATAACCTAGTGACTAAGCGTGCTTTTGTTGACGCGAACGGCACAATGGAATGGATCGATGGCAACATCGGTTCGAAATTGACAATGAAGTACCCTGCTGTCTTCCTTAAAGGCGAAGGCGCACGCGGCATGACCTTGTCAATTGCAATTGCTGGTAAAGGCCAGCACCAGGATGCAGGCGCGAAAATGGTCCACTTGGCACCAAATACGTCTTCATCCATCGTATCCAAATCGATTTCGAAACAAGGTGGGAAAGTTTCCTACCGCGGAATCGTGCATTTCGGTCGTAAAGCGGACGGCGCACGTTCGAACATCGAATGCGATACATTGATTATGGACAATCAGTCCACATCCGATACAATTCCTTATAACGAGATCATGAATGACAACGTTTCGCTTGAACACGAAGCGAAAGTGTCGAAAGTCTCTGAAGAGCAATTGTTCTATCTGATGAGCCGCGGCGTTTCTGAACAAGAAGCGACGGAAATGATCGTCATGGGCTTCATCGAGCCATTCACAAAAGAATTGCCGATGGAATACGCAGTCGAAATGAACCGTCTCATCAAGTTCGAGATGGAAGGCTCAATCGGTTAA